In Hydractinia symbiolongicarpus strain clone_291-10 chromosome 4, HSymV2.1, whole genome shotgun sequence, the following proteins share a genomic window:
- the LOC130641296 gene encoding cilia- and flagella-associated protein 70-like isoform X2: MKTAEDDATVKDEIEIKVIRSKGLRGSKGPQFVVVAKVEFGSTGLGESSKVEVKPDNEYAVFDFTSTLEVVASEPLVLDELTQTPVVVTFSEILPKDKKSKEEKSNVLGQCCIDLLPLIRGDLSYSVIEYIHPVSATVAPNESSEQVLPEVEISISTANPLMTPEQLSSCNLLTVCIESAFSLPEAWNLNGSQYMYAACMPVPITAEKEAMVLVPSGLYRAAGEKEMSGQRKWSCVPNASGSCLYIPNTEIHHSAYEDEDGDLRNREDMEFRVEAENQKPHITWNSERRCFLSSSSTECLQQKIAHHRYWPLEIIRTVQPTNVKGKGKEEEQQSSYHGIAYVDLAPLLYPGVSKIRGAYLVHPYSEVDAEEKLQRKGVIDEEVVKTIIGVIRSSSSIGQSNKSNKTGKGEAKVKQSIGMIKSDIDGDGHDVLESQQYTESRTYVILELELEKPLVKKRELESITARVAELIPPRSPFPKKEGGSKKVVDDFEQEIAHLANILLEEFRSMFGADFSPNDQEERKRVFLYELNTSGKYYAFKERVKYFVVKIVREKFMYTTNFDNQEELQAFISKLYIFLLDHMNLGLNKYLSTEEMTEIPPPITDSKMLKHFAKEAEVTFRYDLAAKYYQERIARYKGDVECWLDYGVFCLSIEDTQKAEECIREVVAINQSHMKGLLLNAQMCLLHEEYEIAEELLDAVTYMYPDCVLPWALLGLYYSGVDNTIMAERAFKEANKLLCAKEEDEEKEEKKTPVDEDADTVTAVDSELTDKLSGMHITECIKKKEDGLIRETIFLQTAHFLLDMHVVQMAERALAHELTSQKEITNVLYYELLGQLHMQQKQHTSALHDFEQALVLRHENPKVWSLKGHVYYITGDFTAAKECYERCMAYTEDAPDMHAVYIRLANIYLEKEKNYIKAKTAYLKVCKSSPSCVTWLGTGISCYRLNELDSAEQALNEANILDNKNPDVWAYLALVCLKKRRHLEAEHCYKYSIKLGVYDEVLINELKETMTETGFDTCVL; the protein is encoded by the exons ATGAAGACCGCAGAAGATGATGCCACAGTTAAAGATGAAATTGAAATAAAGGTCATCAGAAGCAAAGGATTG CGAGGCAGTAAGGGACCTCAATTTGTGGTTGTTGCAAAAGTCGAATTTGGGAGTACAGGCTTGGGAGAGTCATCAAAAGTTGAAGTGAAACCTGATAACGAATATGCTGTTTTTGATTTTACTTCAACGTTGGAAGTTGTTGCAAGTGAACCATTGGTTTTGGATGAGCTAACACAGACACCTGTTGTGG tgaCATTTAGCGAGATTTTACCGAAGGATAAAAAATCGAAAGAAGAAAAATCAAATGTTTTAGGACAATGTTGCATCGATCTGTTGCCATTAATCAGAG GTGATCTTAGTTACAGTGTTATAGAATACATCCATCCTGTAAGCGCGACTGTTGCTCCTAATGAAAGTAGTGAACAAGTTCTT CCTGAAGTTGAAATTTCAATATCAACTGCAAACCCATTGATGACTCCTGAACAGTTGAGCTCTTG taACCTGTTAACAGTTTGCATAGAAAGTGCATTTTCTCTACCTGAAGCTTGGAATTTGAATGGTAGTCAATATATGTACGCAGCATGCATGCCTGTACCGATAACTGCCGAA AAAGAAGCAATGGTGCTTGTTCCAAGTGGTTTGTACAGAGCTGCAGGAGAAAAG GAAATGTCAGGCCAGAGGAAGTGGTCATGTGTACCGAATGCATCAGGATCTTGTCTCTACATACCAAACAC AGAAATTCATCACAGTGCTTATGAAGATGAAGATGGTGATCTTCGAAACAGAGAG GACATGGAGTTTCGTGTTGAAGCAGAAAATCAAAAGCCACATATTACTTGGAATTCAGAACGGAGATGTTTTTTAAGTTCATCTTCCACAGAATG TTTACAACAGAAAATTGCCCACCATCGATACTGGCCACTAGAGATTATCAGAACAGTACAACCTACCAATGTAAAAGGCaaagggaaagaagaggaacAACAATCTAGCTACCATGGAATTGCATATGTTGATCTGGCACCACTTCTTTATCCTGGTGTCAGTAAAATACGTGGGGCATATCTTGTACACCCTTACAGTGAGGTGGACGCAGAGGAAAAGCTTCAGCGTAAAGGTGTTATAGATGAAGAGGTGGTAAAGACAATAATTGGTGTGATTAGAAGCAGCAGCTCAATTGGACAATCAAACAAATCAAACAAAACAGGAAAAGGCGAAGCTAAAGTAAAG caATCTATTGGTATGATCAAATCAGATATTGATGGTGATGGACATGATGTTCTGGAAAGTCAG caatatACAGAATCACGTACTTATGTCATTCTTGAATTAGAGTTAGAGAAACCTTTAGTAAAGAAACGAGAATTGGAATCAATTACGGCCAG agTTGCTGAATTAATTCCACCTCGATCACCCTTTCCCAAAAAAGAGGGAGGAAGCAAAAAG GTTGTCGACGATTTTGAACAGGAAATCGCACATCTTGCGAATATTTTGTTAGAAGAATTCag ATCTATGTTTGGTGCTGACTTTTCTCCAAATGATCAGGAAGAGAG GAAACGAGTTTTTTTATATGAACTGAATACCTCTGGAAAATATTACGCTTTCAAAGAACGTGTGAAG taCTTTGTTGTTAAAATAGTGCGGGAGAAGTTCATGTATACAACTAACTTTGACAATCAAGAAGAACTTCAAGCGTTTATAAGCAAACTTTACATATTTCTGCTTGATCACATGAATCTGGGACTTAATAAG TACTTATCAACCGAAGAGATGACTGAGATACCACCACCAATTACTGATTCGAAGATGttgaaacattttgcaaaagAGGCTGAG GTAACATTTAGGTACGATCTTGCAGCGAAATATTACCAAGAG CGCATTGCTCGATACAAAGGTGATGTGGAATGCTGGTTGGATTATGGAGTGTTTTGTTTGAGTATTGAAGATACACAAAAA GCTGAAGAATGCATCAGAGAAGTCGTAGCAATTAATCAATCTCACATGAAAGG GCTTCTGTTAAATGCTCAGATGTGTCTTTTGCACGAAGAATACGAGATAGCAGAAGAGTTGTTGGACGCTGTCACCTACATGTATCCTGACTGTGTGCTGCCATGGGCATTGTTAG GTTTATACTACTCTGGCGTGGATAACACTATCATGGCGGAAAGAGCTTTTAAAGAAGCAAACAAACTTCTGTGTGCTaaagaagaagatgaagaaaaagaagaaaaaaaaa CTCCTGTCGATGAAGATGCAGATACAGTAACGGCGGTAGATAGTGAACTTACAGACAAACTTAGTGGTATGCACATTACGGAATGTATCAAGAAGAAAGAGGATGGCTTAATCCGTGAGACAATTTTTCTACAAACTGCGCATTTTCTTCTGGACATGCATGTCGTTCAG atggCCGAAAGAGCTCTAGCTCACGAGCTTACTTCGCAGAAAGAAATAACAAACGTGTTGTACTATGAACTTCTTGGACAACTTCACATGCAGCAGAAGCAACACACATCTGCTTTACATGATTTTGAGCAAGCACTAGTGTTGCGACATGag AACCCAAAAGTCTGGTCATTAAAAGGACACGTGTATTATATAACTGGTGATTTCACTGCTGCAAAGGAATGCTATGAAAGATGCATGGCTTATACTGAGGATGCTCCAGATATGCATGCTGTGTACATTAGATTAGCGAATATCTATCTGGAGAAGGAGAAGAAT TATATAAAAGCAAAAACTGCATACTTAAAAGTTTGCAAGTCGTCGCCATCCTGTGTCACGTGGCTTGGAACAGGAATATCATGCTATCGG TTAAACGAATTAGATAGCGCTGAGCAGGCACTCAATGAAGCTAATATCCTGGACAATAAGAATCCTGATGTTTGGGCTTACTTGGCGCTGGTATGTCTCAAG AAAAGACGACATTTAGAAGCCGAACATTGTTACAAGTATTCCATCAAG CTTGGTGTTTACGATGAAGTACTGATCAATGAGTTAAAAGAAACGATGACTGAAACTGGCTTTGATACTTGCGTTCTTTGA
- the LOC130641296 gene encoding cilia- and flagella-associated protein 70-like isoform X1, whose product MKTAEDDATVKDEIEIKVIRSKGLRGSKGPQFVVVAKVEFGSTGLGESSKVEVKPDNEYAVFDFTSTLEVVASEPLVLDELTQTPVVVTFSEILPKDKKSKEEKSNVLGQCCIDLLPLIRGDLSYSVIEYIHPVSATVAPNESSEQVLPEVEISISTANPLMTPEQLSSCNLLTVCIESAFSLPEAWNLNGSQYMYAACMPVPITAEKEAMVLVPSGLYRAAGEKEMSGQRKWSCVPNASGSCLYIPNTEIHHSAYEDEDGDLRNREDMEFRVEAENQKPHITWNSERRCFLSSSSTECLQQKIAHHRYWPLEIIRTVQPTNVKGKGKEEEQQSSYHGIAYVDLAPLLYPGVSKIRGAYLVHPYSEVDAEEKLQRKGVIDEEVVKTIIGVIRSSSSIGQSNKSNKTGKGEAKVKQSIGMIKSDIDGDGHDVLESQQYTESRTYVILELELEKPLVKKRELESITARVAELIPPRSPFPKKEGGSKKVVDDFEQEIAHLANILLEEFRSMFGADFSPNDQEERKRVFLYELNTSGKYYAFKERVKYFVVKIVREKFMYTTNFDNQEELQAFISKLYIFLLDHMNLGLNKYLSTEEMTEIPPPITDSKMLKHFAKEAEVTFRYDLAAKYYQERIARYKGDVECWLDYGVFCLSIEDTQKAEECIREVVAINQSHMKGLLLNAQMCLLHEEYEIAEELLDAVTYMYPDCVLPWALLGLYYSGVDNTIMAERAFKEANKLLCAKEEDEEKEEKKILAPVDEDADTVTAVDSELTDKLSGMHITECIKKKEDGLIRETIFLQTAHFLLDMHVVQMAERALAHELTSQKEITNVLYYELLGQLHMQQKQHTSALHDFEQALVLRHENPKVWSLKGHVYYITGDFTAAKECYERCMAYTEDAPDMHAVYIRLANIYLEKEKNYIKAKTAYLKVCKSSPSCVTWLGTGISCYRLNELDSAEQALNEANILDNKNPDVWAYLALVCLKKRRHLEAEHCYKYSIKLGVYDEVLINELKETMTETGFDTCVL is encoded by the exons ATGAAGACCGCAGAAGATGATGCCACAGTTAAAGATGAAATTGAAATAAAGGTCATCAGAAGCAAAGGATTG CGAGGCAGTAAGGGACCTCAATTTGTGGTTGTTGCAAAAGTCGAATTTGGGAGTACAGGCTTGGGAGAGTCATCAAAAGTTGAAGTGAAACCTGATAACGAATATGCTGTTTTTGATTTTACTTCAACGTTGGAAGTTGTTGCAAGTGAACCATTGGTTTTGGATGAGCTAACACAGACACCTGTTGTGG tgaCATTTAGCGAGATTTTACCGAAGGATAAAAAATCGAAAGAAGAAAAATCAAATGTTTTAGGACAATGTTGCATCGATCTGTTGCCATTAATCAGAG GTGATCTTAGTTACAGTGTTATAGAATACATCCATCCTGTAAGCGCGACTGTTGCTCCTAATGAAAGTAGTGAACAAGTTCTT CCTGAAGTTGAAATTTCAATATCAACTGCAAACCCATTGATGACTCCTGAACAGTTGAGCTCTTG taACCTGTTAACAGTTTGCATAGAAAGTGCATTTTCTCTACCTGAAGCTTGGAATTTGAATGGTAGTCAATATATGTACGCAGCATGCATGCCTGTACCGATAACTGCCGAA AAAGAAGCAATGGTGCTTGTTCCAAGTGGTTTGTACAGAGCTGCAGGAGAAAAG GAAATGTCAGGCCAGAGGAAGTGGTCATGTGTACCGAATGCATCAGGATCTTGTCTCTACATACCAAACAC AGAAATTCATCACAGTGCTTATGAAGATGAAGATGGTGATCTTCGAAACAGAGAG GACATGGAGTTTCGTGTTGAAGCAGAAAATCAAAAGCCACATATTACTTGGAATTCAGAACGGAGATGTTTTTTAAGTTCATCTTCCACAGAATG TTTACAACAGAAAATTGCCCACCATCGATACTGGCCACTAGAGATTATCAGAACAGTACAACCTACCAATGTAAAAGGCaaagggaaagaagaggaacAACAATCTAGCTACCATGGAATTGCATATGTTGATCTGGCACCACTTCTTTATCCTGGTGTCAGTAAAATACGTGGGGCATATCTTGTACACCCTTACAGTGAGGTGGACGCAGAGGAAAAGCTTCAGCGTAAAGGTGTTATAGATGAAGAGGTGGTAAAGACAATAATTGGTGTGATTAGAAGCAGCAGCTCAATTGGACAATCAAACAAATCAAACAAAACAGGAAAAGGCGAAGCTAAAGTAAAG caATCTATTGGTATGATCAAATCAGATATTGATGGTGATGGACATGATGTTCTGGAAAGTCAG caatatACAGAATCACGTACTTATGTCATTCTTGAATTAGAGTTAGAGAAACCTTTAGTAAAGAAACGAGAATTGGAATCAATTACGGCCAG agTTGCTGAATTAATTCCACCTCGATCACCCTTTCCCAAAAAAGAGGGAGGAAGCAAAAAG GTTGTCGACGATTTTGAACAGGAAATCGCACATCTTGCGAATATTTTGTTAGAAGAATTCag ATCTATGTTTGGTGCTGACTTTTCTCCAAATGATCAGGAAGAGAG GAAACGAGTTTTTTTATATGAACTGAATACCTCTGGAAAATATTACGCTTTCAAAGAACGTGTGAAG taCTTTGTTGTTAAAATAGTGCGGGAGAAGTTCATGTATACAACTAACTTTGACAATCAAGAAGAACTTCAAGCGTTTATAAGCAAACTTTACATATTTCTGCTTGATCACATGAATCTGGGACTTAATAAG TACTTATCAACCGAAGAGATGACTGAGATACCACCACCAATTACTGATTCGAAGATGttgaaacattttgcaaaagAGGCTGAG GTAACATTTAGGTACGATCTTGCAGCGAAATATTACCAAGAG CGCATTGCTCGATACAAAGGTGATGTGGAATGCTGGTTGGATTATGGAGTGTTTTGTTTGAGTATTGAAGATACACAAAAA GCTGAAGAATGCATCAGAGAAGTCGTAGCAATTAATCAATCTCACATGAAAGG GCTTCTGTTAAATGCTCAGATGTGTCTTTTGCACGAAGAATACGAGATAGCAGAAGAGTTGTTGGACGCTGTCACCTACATGTATCCTGACTGTGTGCTGCCATGGGCATTGTTAG GTTTATACTACTCTGGCGTGGATAACACTATCATGGCGGAAAGAGCTTTTAAAGAAGCAAACAAACTTCTGTGTGCTaaagaagaagatgaagaaaaagaagaaaaaaaaa TTTTAGCTCCTGTCGATGAAGATGCAGATACAGTAACGGCGGTAGATAGTGAACTTACAGACAAACTTAGTGGTATGCACATTACGGAATGTATCAAGAAGAAAGAGGATGGCTTAATCCGTGAGACAATTTTTCTACAAACTGCGCATTTTCTTCTGGACATGCATGTCGTTCAG atggCCGAAAGAGCTCTAGCTCACGAGCTTACTTCGCAGAAAGAAATAACAAACGTGTTGTACTATGAACTTCTTGGACAACTTCACATGCAGCAGAAGCAACACACATCTGCTTTACATGATTTTGAGCAAGCACTAGTGTTGCGACATGag AACCCAAAAGTCTGGTCATTAAAAGGACACGTGTATTATATAACTGGTGATTTCACTGCTGCAAAGGAATGCTATGAAAGATGCATGGCTTATACTGAGGATGCTCCAGATATGCATGCTGTGTACATTAGATTAGCGAATATCTATCTGGAGAAGGAGAAGAAT TATATAAAAGCAAAAACTGCATACTTAAAAGTTTGCAAGTCGTCGCCATCCTGTGTCACGTGGCTTGGAACAGGAATATCATGCTATCGG TTAAACGAATTAGATAGCGCTGAGCAGGCACTCAATGAAGCTAATATCCTGGACAATAAGAATCCTGATGTTTGGGCTTACTTGGCGCTGGTATGTCTCAAG AAAAGACGACATTTAGAAGCCGAACATTGTTACAAGTATTCCATCAAG CTTGGTGTTTACGATGAAGTACTGATCAATGAGTTAAAAGAAACGATGACTGAAACTGGCTTTGATACTTGCGTTCTTTGA
- the LOC130641306 gene encoding olfactory receptor 14I1-like: MVAITCLYIFGIAVAILAVIAHIIGLWILFSIKAGHTNQNIIMKNFSVFSLISCAMLLFRGIYVYVHHKEQLKTAQLYEVTNGMFLSAGVCYVILLFFLSIDRLIAILHPLKYRALYSPATCHRCMLATWILCLVILVIFTAIQNRQVQIYGYYATTCFVSILLIFIAITYGKIFQSIRRSNVKVASEKTYKRKSKQVVVPFVIVVVMMVFYVVPSLVLLLFHRKLSYLILAGTTLLTTSLGILLDGVVYVLFPVKTRNYLCYKLNRCMDLFHIP; encoded by the coding sequence ATGGTTGCGATAACATGTTTGTATATTTTCGGCATCGCTGTGGCAATTCTTGCTGTCATAGCACACATTATTGGGCTCTGGATTCTCTTTTCCATCAAGGCTGGTCACACTAACCAGAATATAATCATGAAGAACTTTTCGGTATTTTCTCTCATCTCGTGTGCGATGCTTTTGTTTCGAGGAATTTATGTATACGTGCACCACAAGGAGCAGTTGAAGACAGCGCAACTTTACGAAGTTACGAACGGCATGTTTTTAAGTGCGGGAGTATGTTACGtgattttactgttttttctcAGTATCGACAGACTTATTGCGATCCTTCACCCGTTAAAATATCGAGCTTTATACTCCCCTGCCACCTGTCATCGGTGTATGCTCGCAACGTGGATATTATGCTTGGTAATTTTGGTGATATTCACAGCTATACAGAATCGACAGGTTCAAATTTACGGCTATTACGCGACGACGTGCTTCGTTTCAATATTACTTATATTTATCGCCATCACTTACGGCAAAATATTTCAGAGCATACGCAGAAGTAACGTCAAGGTTGCTTCGGAGAAAACATACAAACGAAAAAGCAAACAGGTCGTGGTGCCGTTCGTCATTGTTGTCGTTATGATGGTGTTTTACGTCGTGCCTAGtttggtgttgttgttgtttcacaGGAAACTGTCGTATTTAATACTAGCCGGCACTACTTTGTTAACGACGTCGTTGGGCATTCTGTTGGATGGAGTTGTGTACGTGCTGTTTCCTGTTAAGACGAGGAACTACTTGTGCTACAAATTGAATCGATGCATGGACCTTTTTCACATTCCATAA